In Pseudomonadota bacterium, a single genomic region encodes these proteins:
- a CDS encoding ATP synthase F0 subunit B: protein MTGGPESIWSWVFKFVNFFVLVAVLIKFAGKPLKDYLVNRHQTIKDKLEEAEKLLREAEALRVEYEKKIAKLDEEVDAFKKAVIAEAEKEKKKILDDAAKYASKIKEQARLTYEQEAKEVVDKIREEIARQTIEKAQNIVMGKLTKDDHNRMVDEFIEKLRSMN, encoded by the coding sequence ATGACTGGTGGCCCTGAATCCATATGGTCCTGGGTTTTTAAATTTGTCAATTTTTTTGTTCTCGTAGCAGTTCTTATAAAGTTTGCCGGGAAGCCTTTGAAGGATTATCTTGTAAACCGTCACCAGACAATCAAAGATAAGCTTGAAGAGGCTGAGAAGCTGCTGAGAGAGGCGGAAGCCTTAAGGGTTGAGTATGAGAAAAAAATCGCAAAGCTTGATGAAGAAGTCGATGCATTCAAAAAGGCTGTGATTGCAGAGGCCGAAAAGGAAAAGAAAAAGATACTGGATGATGCGGCGAAGTACGCATCAAAAATAAAGGAACAGGCAAGACTTACTTACGAACAGGAAGCAAAAGAAGTGGTGGATAAAATAAGAGAAGAAATTGCAAGGCAGACAATAGAAAAGGCACAAAATATTGTGATGGGAAAACTCACAAAAGATGACCACAACAGGATGGTGGATGAGTTTATAGAAAAATTGAGGAGCATGAATTGA
- the atpH gene encoding ATP synthase F1 subunit delta gives MISQSIAKRYARGLFAVGEKDGKYREYYKELDAILGYFKEEPKLGNALMLPITEMRKRKELLGDVMRAFGASLPLANIFSMLLENNRMLYLPLIKDVYGELIDDKEGRVRGTLSSAYPLDDSTKLRIEEVLKEKLHKEVVLSAVEDKSLMGGVKVVIKGTIIDGSAKRQLELLKENILKE, from the coding sequence TTGATAAGCCAATCCATTGCAAAAAGATATGCAAGAGGTCTCTTTGCCGTCGGTGAAAAGGATGGAAAATACCGTGAATACTACAAAGAACTTGATGCCATTCTGGGGTATTTTAAGGAAGAGCCGAAGCTTGGAAATGCCCTTATGCTTCCGATCACGGAGATGAGAAAACGTAAAGAACTTCTTGGAGATGTGATGAGGGCATTTGGTGCATCTCTCCCGCTGGCCAATATATTCAGCATGCTGCTTGAAAATAACAGAATGTTGTACCTCCCTCTCATTAAAGATGTTTACGGGGAGCTTATAGACGACAAAGAAGGCAGGGTCAGGGGAACGTTATCGTCGGCATACCCCCTTGATGACAGTACAAAGTTGCGCATAGAAGAGGTTTTGAAAGAGAAATTACATAAGGAAGTAGTTCTATCTGCGGTTGAAGATAAATCGCTGATGGGTGGGGTGAAGGTTGTCATTAAAGGAACAATAATAGACGGCAGCGCAAAAAGACAGCTTGAGTTACTGAAGGAAAATATCTTGAAGGAGTAG